The Paenibacillus sophorae genome has a segment encoding these proteins:
- a CDS encoding Ger(x)C family spore germination protein, which translates to MMMRKLGILVLIIAMLPMTGCWSRVELNDLSIVTATAIDKMDDGNYLLTLQIAVPLMLGPAEGSGKGGGSGGGNKPTVIVSEKGETIMDACRKLQEKLPRRLFFSHSRIIVIGENLAREGVAPVLDFFTRYRESRLRSYILFSKGKAGDILNLNAKWEKVSAEEIREEEKRHIGLQIYLKDFIHMLLTDGIEPVAAQVTLKPAEEGSEEGSSGQDKNAAISGTAVLHKDKLVGWLDDTETRGVLWLRNELKTSYVTVDIPKEKGGGRFTVLVFGATTKIKPAIRNDKIKINVEIHTENILFENNSQLDISKPQVIQYIEKELEQEIRKRIELTLFKAQKTFNSDIFGLGTAVYRAYPKAWNRQYKDRWDDEFSRVEVDIHPHTKVVRTGLTNKSMIMVEEENK; encoded by the coding sequence ATGATGATGAGAAAGTTAGGGATTCTGGTGTTAATCATCGCGATGCTGCCGATGACCGGCTGCTGGAGCCGGGTTGAACTCAACGATCTGTCGATTGTAACCGCTACGGCCATTGACAAGATGGACGACGGGAACTACCTGTTGACGCTGCAGATTGCCGTTCCGTTGATGCTCGGACCGGCCGAAGGTTCCGGAAAAGGCGGCGGTAGCGGCGGCGGAAATAAACCAACCGTGATCGTATCCGAGAAGGGGGAAACGATAATGGACGCTTGCCGCAAACTGCAGGAAAAGCTTCCCCGCAGGTTGTTTTTCTCTCATAGCCGGATTATTGTGATCGGGGAAAATCTGGCCCGGGAGGGTGTTGCGCCCGTACTTGATTTTTTTACCCGTTACCGGGAATCCCGTCTACGCAGTTATATTTTATTTAGCAAAGGGAAAGCGGGGGATATTTTGAATCTCAACGCCAAATGGGAGAAGGTTTCCGCTGAGGAAATCAGGGAAGAGGAGAAGCGCCATATCGGGCTCCAGATCTACTTGAAAGACTTTATTCATATGCTGCTTACAGACGGGATCGAGCCGGTCGCGGCCCAAGTGACGCTAAAACCAGCGGAGGAAGGCAGTGAAGAAGGCTCTTCCGGACAGGATAAGAACGCCGCCATTTCAGGCACAGCCGTTTTACACAAGGATAAACTGGTCGGATGGCTGGATGACACGGAGACACGCGGCGTGCTGTGGCTACGTAATGAATTGAAGACTAGTTACGTGACCGTGGACATTCCGAAGGAGAAAGGCGGAGGGAGGTTCACTGTGCTGGTATTTGGAGCAACGACGAAAATCAAACCGGCTATCAGGAATGACAAGATCAAAATCAATGTGGAAATTCATACGGAAAATATTCTGTTTGAGAATAACTCCCAGTTGGATATTAGTAAACCGCAGGTCATTCAATATATCGAAAAAGAATTGGAACAAGAGATTAGGAAAAGAATAGAATTAACGCTCTTCAAGGCACAAAAAACGTTCAATTCGGACATATTCGGGTTAGGCACCGCTGTATATCGAGCCTACCCGAAAGCGTGGAATCGGCAGTATAAAGACAGATGGGATGATGAATTTTCCAGGGTGGAAGTGGACATTCATCCTCATACAAAAGTGGTCCGCACAGGTCTGACGAACAAGTCGATGATCATGGTGGAAGAGGAGAATAAATAA
- a CDS encoding ABC transporter permease, translated as MNKAMKRRDIWSLITAIIFLGYIIFLALPLFMILIKSFFDGTTGEFSLAYFHKFFSKAYYMNAVWNSLKVTICVTVLSVIVAGPLAYIMSTIKIKGSAAIQILILISSMSAPFIGAYAWILLLGRSGVITKFADRVLGLQMPDIYGFTGILLVLTLQLSPLIFMYVSGALKNVDHSLMEAAESMNCTGLRKMWKVLVPLITPTLLAGGLLVFMRAFADFGTPMLIGEGFRTVPVLIFNEFISEVGGDDGFAAAISVVVVLFTTAVFLLQKYIANRKSYSMSALNPIEPKPKKGLANIAAHAYVYLFTILAMMPQVYVAYTSFLKTSGKIFVDGYSLDSYRAAFTKVGDSITNTFFLAIITIIIITLTAVLIAYATVKRKGAVANLLDTFTMMPYIVPGSILGIALLVTFNKPPILLSGTAAILIAAFVIRRLPYTIRSSAAVLHQVNDSIEEAAISLGASTMKTFFRITVPMMISGVIAGAILSWISIITELSTSIILYTGKTRTMTVAVYTEVVRGNYGVAAALSTLLTVITVLSLLLFFKLTGKKDVTM; from the coding sequence ATGAACAAGGCAATGAAGCGAAGAGATATCTGGTCGTTGATTACCGCTATTATTTTTCTCGGTTATATCATCTTTCTGGCTTTGCCTTTGTTCATGATTCTGATTAAAAGCTTCTTTGACGGGACTACGGGCGAATTCTCGCTCGCTTATTTCCACAAATTTTTCAGCAAAGCCTATTATATGAATGCCGTGTGGAACAGCCTCAAGGTGACGATATGCGTTACGGTATTGTCCGTAATTGTTGCCGGTCCGCTCGCGTATATCATGTCCACCATAAAGATTAAAGGCAGCGCCGCAATCCAAATCCTGATCCTGATTTCCTCCATGTCGGCGCCTTTTATCGGAGCGTACGCGTGGATTCTGCTGCTGGGCAGAAGCGGGGTCATTACGAAATTCGCCGATCGGGTACTTGGGCTGCAGATGCCCGATATTTACGGGTTTACCGGAATTCTGCTCGTCTTGACCCTGCAGCTGTCGCCGCTGATCTTCATGTATGTCTCGGGTGCGCTCAAGAATGTCGATCATTCGCTGATGGAAGCGGCAGAGAGCATGAACTGTACGGGTCTCCGGAAAATGTGGAAGGTGCTCGTGCCGCTCATCACGCCAACGCTGCTTGCGGGCGGCCTGCTCGTGTTCATGCGGGCTTTTGCCGACTTCGGTACGCCCATGCTGATCGGGGAGGGCTTCCGGACGGTCCCTGTCCTGATCTTTAATGAATTCATCAGTGAGGTTGGCGGCGACGACGGATTCGCGGCAGCCATCAGCGTTGTCGTCGTGCTGTTCACAACCGCGGTCTTTCTGCTGCAAAAGTATATCGCGAACCGCAAGTCCTACAGCATGAGCGCGCTGAATCCGATCGAACCGAAACCGAAGAAAGGGCTGGCGAATATTGCCGCCCACGCTTACGTCTATCTGTTCACCATCCTGGCCATGATGCCGCAAGTCTATGTGGCGTATACTTCGTTTCTCAAGACATCGGGCAAAATCTTTGTGGACGGCTATTCTCTTGACAGCTACCGAGCAGCCTTTACCAAAGTCGGCGATTCGATCACCAATACCTTCTTCTTGGCGATTATTACGATTATAATCATTACACTTACGGCTGTTCTGATCGCCTATGCCACGGTGAAAAGAAAGGGCGCTGTCGCCAATCTGCTGGATACCTTCACGATGATGCCGTACATTGTACCCGGTTCAATTCTGGGCATTGCGCTGCTGGTAACCTTCAACAAGCCGCCGATTCTCTTAAGCGGCACGGCTGCCATCCTGATCGCGGCATTCGTCATCCGGCGCTTGCCTTACACGATCCGTTCCAGCGCAGCCGTGCTGCATCAGGTGAACGACAGCATTGAAGAAGCCGCAATCAGTCTGGGTGCTTCCACCATGAAGACGTTCTTCCGAATTACGGTGCCGATGATGATTTCGGGTGTAATCGCCGGCGCTATATTAAGCTGGATCAGCATTATTACGGAGCTGAGCACCTCTATTATTTTGTATACAGGAAAGACCAGGACGATGACCGTAGCCGTATATACGGAGGTTGTCCGCGGCAATTACGGTGTGGCCGCGGCGCTGTCCACGCTGCTTACTGTCATCACCGTCCTGTCGCTATTGCTCTTCTTCAAGCTGACAGGCAAGAAAGATGTGACCATGTAG
- a CDS encoding dihydrofolate reductase family protein, whose product MRKIVVFNNVSIDGYYAGPGGEIDWFIHDPEVDKAAHEMMSPDTVLFGRATYQMFESYWPHVAGNPNAPEGARMMANELNQMTKVVFSITLQEVNWENSRLLSGNLAEEARRLKEGEGADITVFGSGTIVQQLANEGLIDEYLLVLTPVVIGAGRPLFKDVNTMKLELLETRSFKSGVVLLHYGVSGSRQMKN is encoded by the coding sequence ATGAGAAAAATAGTTGTGTTCAACAATGTCTCTATCGATGGTTATTATGCAGGTCCGGGCGGAGAAATCGACTGGTTTATCCATGATCCCGAGGTCGACAAAGCCGCACATGAAATGATGAGTCCAGATACGGTATTGTTTGGCAGGGCGACCTACCAGATGTTCGAAAGCTACTGGCCGCATGTAGCAGGCAATCCGAATGCTCCCGAAGGAGCACGGATGATGGCCAATGAATTAAACCAGATGACCAAAGTGGTATTTTCCATAACCTTACAGGAAGTGAACTGGGAGAATTCCAGGCTGCTCAGCGGCAATCTTGCAGAGGAAGCAAGAAGGTTAAAAGAAGGCGAAGGTGCTGATATTACTGTATTTGGCAGCGGAACGATTGTTCAGCAGCTTGCAAATGAAGGATTGATCGATGAGTACCTGCTAGTGCTCACCCCGGTTGTCATTGGAGCGGGCAGACCGCTGTTTAAAGATGTCAATACAATGAAGCTGGAGCTGCTGGAGACCAGGAGTTTCAAGTCAGGAGTCGTTCTGCTTCACTATGGAGTAAGCGGGAGCCGGCAAATGAAGAATTGA
- a CDS encoding ABC transporter ATP-binding protein, which yields MSVTISFRDIVKKYGNTTVIPELSLEIQKGEFFTLLGPSGCGKTTLLRMIAGFNSIEGGKLSFNDRVINQVAPGKRNIGMVFQNYAIFPHLNVSQNVEFGLTNRKIDKAERIRRVQEMLKVVQIEPYQDRMPKNLSGGQQQRVALARAIVIRPDVLLMDEPLSNLDAQLRVDMRNAIKEIQREVGITTVYVTHDQEEAMAVSDRIAVMKSGVIQHVGTPREIYQCPANLFVATFIGRTNIMDAVMSAGDDGETVLRIGDSYSERIPGLKADKSHGSAQDVKLSVRPEEFTLSGDGSGLRGKIVSSIFLGLNTHLKVGLENGQEVEIIQPSAGSGGMEPGENVWLKVNPRTINVYDASGEVNLTRGTRV from the coding sequence ATGAGCGTTACGATTTCATTTCGTGATATAGTCAAGAAATACGGGAATACAACGGTGATTCCGGAGCTGTCTCTTGAGATCCAAAAGGGTGAGTTCTTCACCCTTTTAGGCCCTTCGGGGTGCGGGAAGACGACTTTGCTGCGGATGATCGCGGGGTTCAACAGCATTGAAGGGGGCAAGCTTTCATTTAATGATCGGGTAATAAACCAGGTTGCTCCGGGTAAGCGGAACATCGGGATGGTATTTCAGAATTATGCGATTTTCCCCCACCTGAATGTCTCGCAAAATGTAGAGTTTGGACTAACGAACCGAAAGATCGACAAGGCGGAAAGAATCCGGAGAGTCCAGGAGATGCTGAAGGTCGTGCAAATTGAGCCCTATCAGGACCGGATGCCGAAGAACCTGTCCGGAGGACAGCAGCAGCGTGTCGCGCTGGCCAGAGCGATCGTCATCCGCCCGGATGTTCTGCTGATGGACGAGCCGCTGTCCAACCTGGATGCCCAGCTTCGGGTCGACATGCGGAATGCGATTAAGGAGATCCAGCGGGAGGTTGGCATTACAACCGTATATGTGACGCATGATCAGGAAGAGGCGATGGCGGTCTCGGACCGGATTGCGGTCATGAAATCCGGCGTTATTCAGCATGTGGGAACGCCCCGCGAAATCTATCAGTGTCCAGCCAATCTGTTCGTAGCGACCTTTATCGGGCGTACCAATATTATGGACGCGGTGATGTCCGCAGGTGATGACGGAGAGACTGTACTCCGTATCGGGGACAGCTACTCGGAGCGGATACCCGGGCTGAAAGCGGACAAGTCTCACGGTTCCGCTCAAGATGTTAAGCTGTCGGTGCGGCCGGAGGAGTTCACTCTGTCGGGTGACGGCTCTGGCCTCAGAGGAAAGATTGTGAGCAGCATTTTTCTCGGCCTGAACACTCACCTGAAGGTGGGGCTCGAGAATGGACAAGAAGTCGAAATTATCCAGCCGTCCGCCGGGAGCGGCGGGATGGAGCCGGGGGAGAATGTATGGCTTAAGGTCAATCCACGGACGATTAATGTCTATGACGCATCGGGAGAAGTCAACCTGACCAGGGGAACACGCGTATGA
- a CDS encoding stalk domain-containing protein, with translation MRRATAMLIVFCMVAISSFTYQPSAVSAKNVEKAPIAVQGALDVEIESLLKAMGQYKTQKVGMYSYYIGKIDGIPVIVSRTEMGMVNAATSTTLLINTFHPRAIINQGTAGGHDEKTHLYDIVVGKELINYINTISPTRKAGEGSKPETWNMMTTDVRDDDDNLMKYKTFKSTPELVEAAMSVQNKYMHGHVYAGTIGSADQFNNEVDRILWTNEVLGMMAEDMETASVAQVANGFHVPFVGIRGMSDAGRHDEHWNPTSGRNAGIWTGEFVVEVIKAIDKQVNFSTITKVNGFNLYVNGVKQDIYMLDYKGKALIPIRNLAGVLSGTKQSSVTFNSKTKSISFKYDMKTATFKSGDSFFLDMQGMKQQVESPSVVVNGKTYVSLDLVSKAFGLETKTEGVDLSITAQ, from the coding sequence GTGAGAAGAGCCACAGCAATGTTAATCGTATTTTGTATGGTAGCAATCAGCAGCTTCACCTATCAGCCGTCGGCGGTAAGCGCGAAAAATGTAGAAAAGGCCCCAATCGCGGTACAGGGAGCGCTTGACGTCGAAATCGAATCGCTGCTCAAAGCAATGGGCCAATACAAAACGCAAAAAGTCGGCATGTACAGCTACTACATAGGCAAAATTGACGGAATCCCGGTCATTGTAAGCCGGACGGAGATGGGGATGGTCAATGCGGCCACATCGACAACGCTGCTTATTAATACCTTCCATCCGCGCGCGATCATTAATCAGGGCACAGCCGGAGGCCATGATGAGAAAACGCATCTGTACGACATTGTCGTCGGTAAGGAACTGATCAATTATATCAACACAATCTCCCCGACAAGAAAAGCGGGAGAAGGCAGCAAACCGGAAACGTGGAATATGATGACGACCGATGTGCGGGATGACGACGACAACCTGATGAAATACAAAACGTTCAAAAGCACGCCGGAACTGGTCGAAGCCGCAATGTCGGTACAGAACAAGTACATGCATGGGCACGTTTATGCCGGGACGATCGGCAGCGCCGACCAATTCAATAACGAAGTGGATCGGATTCTGTGGACCAATGAAGTACTTGGCATGATGGCAGAGGATATGGAGACGGCTTCCGTAGCTCAAGTAGCGAATGGCTTCCACGTTCCTTTCGTAGGCATCAGAGGGATGTCCGACGCAGGCAGACATGATGAGCATTGGAATCCTACAAGCGGCAGAAACGCCGGCATCTGGACAGGCGAATTTGTGGTTGAGGTCATTAAAGCGATCGACAAGCAGGTTAATTTCTCCACGATTACCAAGGTGAATGGCTTCAATCTCTATGTGAACGGCGTTAAACAAGATATTTACATGCTGGATTACAAAGGAAAAGCCCTGATTCCGATCCGCAATCTAGCGGGCGTGCTCTCCGGAACCAAGCAGTCCAGTGTAACCTTCAATTCGAAGACAAAGTCCATTTCATTCAAATATGATATGAAAACAGCGACTTTCAAGTCGGGTGATAGCTTCTTCCTCGATATGCAAGGAATGAAGCAGCAGGTCGAGTCCCCATCTGTGGTTGTTAACGGAAAGACCTACGTGAGCCTGGATCTCGTCTCGAAAGCATTCGGATTAGAGACGAAAACCGAAGGTGTGGATCTGTCTATCACAGCACAATAA
- a CDS encoding ABC transporter substrate-binding protein, protein MMKWLRLSVILTLLAGVLAACGNSGSEGNEASGSNKLVVYTPNSESMINALVPLFEKQTGITVELVSAGSGELIKRIQSEKDNPYADVMFGGAFDLFNANADLFEKYVSPNDQYLLEGHRNTTGIMTSYVSDGSVMLVNTNLAGDIQINSYEDLLNPELKGKIAMADAANSSSAFHQLTNMLKAKGNDYTSDAGWNYVGELIKNLDGKIAGSSSKAHKSVADGEYIVALTYEDPAASYVRDGAPVRVVYPSEGTVFLDGVAGIVKGAKHEENAKKFIDFLISKEAQDALGTETTNRPLRADAQLGSYMTPMDQIKVIEEDITYVSDHKKEIIEKYTELFTSLSK, encoded by the coding sequence ATGATGAAGTGGTTGAGGTTGTCAGTAATTCTGACGTTATTGGCCGGAGTATTGGCGGCTTGCGGAAATTCTGGTTCGGAAGGAAATGAAGCAAGCGGTTCAAATAAGCTTGTAGTCTATACGCCGAACAGCGAAAGCATGATTAACGCGCTGGTTCCGCTGTTCGAGAAGCAGACGGGCATTACGGTGGAGCTTGTGTCCGCGGGCAGCGGTGAGCTGATTAAGCGAATCCAGTCGGAGAAAGATAATCCTTATGCCGATGTCATGTTCGGCGGAGCATTTGATCTGTTCAATGCGAATGCCGACCTGTTCGAGAAGTACGTGTCACCCAATGACCAGTACCTGCTCGAAGGTCACCGGAACACGACAGGCATTATGACCTCTTATGTCTCCGATGGCAGTGTAATGCTTGTAAATACCAACCTGGCCGGAGATATTCAAATCAACAGCTATGAAGACCTGCTCAACCCGGAACTGAAAGGCAAAATCGCGATGGCGGACGCGGCCAACTCCAGTTCGGCCTTCCACCAGCTGACCAATATGCTGAAGGCAAAAGGCAATGACTATACCTCGGACGCCGGATGGAATTATGTCGGTGAACTGATCAAGAACCTGGACGGCAAAATCGCCGGCAGCTCCAGTAAAGCGCATAAGAGCGTAGCTGACGGCGAGTATATCGTGGCGCTGACGTATGAAGATCCGGCCGCAAGCTATGTCAGAGACGGGGCTCCGGTTCGCGTCGTGTACCCTTCGGAAGGTACGGTGTTCCTGGACGGGGTAGCGGGAATTGTCAAAGGCGCGAAGCATGAAGAGAACGCCAAGAAATTCATCGACTTCCTGATTTCCAAGGAAGCGCAGGACGCCCTCGGCACAGAAACAACGAATCGGCCGCTTAGAGCGGATGCACAGCTTGGAAGCTATATGACGCCAATGGACCAGATTAAAGTGATTGAAGAAGACATTACTTATGTAAGTGATCATAAGAAAGAGATTATTGAGAAATACACGGAGCTGTTCACCAGCCTGTCCAAGTAA